The following DNA comes from Bradyrhizobium sp. SK17.
CTGGCGCTGTACGTCGGGGTTCTGCAACGCCTTGTTGATCGCCGCATTGATCCTGGCGAGCAGCGGGGCCGGCGTCGCGGCCGGCACGTAGATTCCGTACCAGGGCACGTAGGCCGCCTCGGCAAAGCCGGCCTCCGCGATCGTCGGGACGTCGGGCAGGTCGGGGACGCGCTTGTCGGTGAACACCGCGAGCGGCTTGACGCTGCCGGCCTTGATGTGCGGCAGAGCGAGCTCAAGCGAGACGATCTCGAAATGCATCAGGTTGGTCATCAGGTCGATCAGCGCCTGCGGCTGGCCCTTGTAGCCGACATTGGTCAGCTTGATCCCGGCGACCTGAAACAGCTTCTGCGCGCTGAGGTCGATCGACGATCCGGTGCCGGGATTGCCGAAGTTGAACTCTCCGGGCCGCTTGCGGGCCAGCTCGACGAATTCGCCGATGGTCTTTACCGGCATCGACGGATGCACCAGCGCGACGCTTTGATTCCAGACCGCGAGGCCGACGCACCTGAAATCCTTGGCCGCGTTCCAGCCGGCATCCTTGTAGAGATCGGGGTTGACCAGCAAAGCCGGGCCGGTGACGAGCCAGGTGTAGCCGTCCGGTTCGCTGCGCGCGACCGCCGCGGTGCCGATATTGCTGTTGCCGCCGGGACGCGCCTCCACCACGACGGTCTGCTTCCAGTCGCGGCCGACCTGCTCGGTCACCGCGCGCGCAACGATGTCGACGATGCCGCCGGCAGGGTAGGGCACGATGATGTGGATCGGCCGGCTCGGATAATTGTCCTGCGCCCGAGCGCCAGTGCTGCCGCAGAGCGCCGTGACGATGGCCGCGAGCAAAGCCATCGCGGTCGTGATGCCACGCATGTCGTCCTCCCCCATGTGCCGCATCGTTCGTGCGATGCGGATATTGATGCATGATCTCTGGGAAGGCGCCTCACGCGCCTCCGGATCATGCCCTAGCTGTTGGCCACCAGCGAGCGGATGCTGCGGGCGAGCCCGAGGATGCGCGGCCCGCATTCGCGCTCGATCTGCTCGGCGCTGAAGCGGAACGAGGGAATGCCGCAATTCACCGAGAGGCATTCGCCGGTCGGCGTGCGGTAGAGCGGCGCGGCGACGCCGAAGATCTCGCGCCGCCATTCGCCGAGCGAGACGGCGAAGCCGCGCTCGTTGCAGAGCTCGATGTCGGGCAGCGTGCGCCGCTCGACATAGTCGAGCTCTTCGGGACGTTCGGCCTTGACGCGGGCGACATAGGCGTCGCGCTCGTCCTTGGTGAACAGCGACAGCAGCGCGCGCCCGACCGCGGTCGGCGCCAGCGAGGAGACAAAGCCGACGTCAGGCACGTGCGGCACTGCATCCGTGGTGCGCAGCGTCTCGACATAGATGAAGTCGAGCCCGAATGGCATCGCGATCGACACCGTGCCGCCGGCGTAGGCCGCGAAGTCGCGCATCAGCGGACGCGCGAGCTGACGGACCTTGAGCTGCGACAGCACCGGATAGGCGGCGGCGAGCACGCCGAGACCGAGCACGAAGCGGCCCTTGGCGTCGCGCCTGAGATAGCCGAGCTGCTCCAGCGTGTAGGTCAGGCGCGACACGGTCGGCCGCGACAGGCCGGTGTGCTCGGCAAGCTCCGCATTCGACAGCGGACCTGCGTGGTTGCGGAACGCGGCCAACAGGTCGAGCCCGTGCGCCAGGGTGGTCGCAAAGGATGGATCGGTCTGAGGTTCGAGCGAGGACAATGCCGCCATACGAAATAATGGTCGTA
Coding sequences within:
- a CDS encoding tripartite tricarboxylate transporter substrate binding protein codes for the protein MRGITTAMALLAAIVTALCGSTGARAQDNYPSRPIHIIVPYPAGGIVDIVARAVTEQVGRDWKQTVVVEARPGGNSNIGTAAVARSEPDGYTWLVTGPALLVNPDLYKDAGWNAAKDFRCVGLAVWNQSVALVHPSMPVKTIGEFVELARKRPGEFNFGNPGTGSSIDLSAQKLFQVAGIKLTNVGYKGQPQALIDLMTNLMHFEIVSLELALPHIKAGSVKPLAVFTDKRVPDLPDVPTIAEAGFAEAAYVPWYGIYVPAATPAPLLARINAAINKALQNPDVQRQLSLANIPGKPMSLDELAELMKVDRQKLTTVIKTSGMALQ
- a CDS encoding IclR family transcriptional regulator, with amino-acid sequence MAALSSLEPQTDPSFATTLAHGLDLLAAFRNHAGPLSNAELAEHTGLSRPTVSRLTYTLEQLGYLRRDAKGRFVLGLGVLAAAYPVLSQLKVRQLARPLMRDFAAYAGGTVSIAMPFGLDFIYVETLRTTDAVPHVPDVGFVSSLAPTAVGRALLSLFTKDERDAYVARVKAERPEELDYVERRTLPDIELCNERGFAVSLGEWRREIFGVAAPLYRTPTGECLSVNCGIPSFRFSAEQIERECGPRILGLARSIRSLVANS